The proteins below are encoded in one region of Elgaria multicarinata webbii isolate HBS135686 ecotype San Diego chromosome 8, rElgMul1.1.pri, whole genome shotgun sequence:
- the ADRA2A gene encoding alpha-2A adrenergic receptor, whose product MFNLESPFTERGGIPSLAHLHSPPLEGNSYPQHMDGNGSMNGSDGGQGEGLPYPLSTTLALIFLATLLMLFTIFGNVLVIIAVFTSRGLKAPQNLFLVSLASADILVATLVIPFSLANEVMSQWYFGKVWCEIYLALDVLFCTSSIVHLCAISLDRYWSITQAIEYNLKRTPRRIKSIIFLVWVISAVISFPPLISIMKQGEPDSPLNEQAESKPESKLPSCSINKETWYIISSSIGSFFAPCLIMILVYVRIYQIAKRRTRVPPSKRGEAIERRQNGLADKEGMPAMTKLNGEKTAVAGGSQEREEVNGIDLEDTSSSEHNENPPSRKSERPQRGKGKTKLSQIKPGDSLPSRTEEERNAKASRWRGRQNREKRFTFVLAVVIGVFVVCWFPFFFTYTLTAVCNSCHVPDTLFKFFFWFGYCNSSLNPVIYTIFNHDFRRSFKKILCRIDRKRIV is encoded by the coding sequence ATGTTTAACCTGGAGAGCCCGTTCACTGAGAGAGGGGGGATCCCTTCCCTGGCGCACCTGCACTCTCCGCCACTGGAAGGAAACAGCTACCCCCAGCACATGGATGGCAACGGGAGCATGAATGGGAGTGATGGTggacagggagagggccttccctaTCCCTTATCCACCACCTTGGCCCTCATCTTCCTTGCAACGCTGCTTATGCTCTTCACTATCTTTGGTAACGTCTTGGTCATCATTGCCGTCTTCACCAGCCGGGGACTCAAGGCCCCACAGAACCTCTTTCTGGTCTCCTTGGCCTCCGCTGATATCCTGGTAGCCACACTGGTCATCCCCTTCTCTCTGGCCAATGAAGTGATGAGCCAGTGGTATTTTGGCAAGGTGTGGTGTGAGATCTACCTGGCCTTGGATGTACTGTTCTGCACCTCTTCCATTGTACATCTCTGCGCCATCAGCCTAGATCGCTACTGGTCCATCACCCAGGCCATTGAGTACAACCTCAAGCGTACGCCCCGCCGCATCAAAAGCATCATCTTCCTTGTCTGGGTCATCTCGGCGGTCATCTCTTTCCCACCGCTCATCTCTATCATGAAGCAGGGCGAGCCTGACAGTCCCCTTAATGAACAAGCTGAATCAAAACCAGAGAGCAAGTTGCCCAGCTGCAGCATCAACAAGGAGACGTGGTACATCATATCTTCCAGCATTGGTTCGTTTTTCGCACCCTGCCTTATCATGATCCTGGTCTATGTCCGCATCTACCAGATTGCAAAACGGAGAACTCGTGTGCCTCCCAGCAAGAGAGGGGAGGCCATCGAGAGGAGGCAGAATGGTCTGGCCGACAAGGAGGGCATGCCTGCTATGACCAAGCTGAATGGGGAGAAGACAGCAGTGGCTGGGGGAAGCCAGGAAAGGGAAGAAGTCAACGGCATAGACTTGGAGGACACCTCCTCCTCGGAACACAATGAGAATCCTCCGTCCAGGAAGTCAGAGAGGCCGCAAAGAGGCAAAGGGAAAACCAAGCTAAGCCAGATTAAACCTGGGGACAGTTTGCCCAGTCGAACCGAGGAGGAGAGGAATGCCAAAGCTTCCCgatggagaggcaggcagaacCGAGAGAAGCGCTTCACCTTTGTGCTTGCAGTGGTGATTGGGGTTTTTGTTGTCTGCTGGTTCCCTTTCTTCTTCACCTACACATTGACGGCTGTTTGCAACAGCTGCCATGTGCCTGATACCCTCTTCAAGTTCTTCTTCTGGTTTGGTTATTGCAACAGTTCCCTTAACCCTGTCATCTACACTATCTTCAACCATGACTTCAGAAGGTCCTTTAAAAAGATCCTCTGCAGAATAGACCGAAAAAGGATTGTGTGA